In Paenibacillus dendritiformis, the DNA window TGATAGGAGCAGCCCGGATGAAGCCGGGCCCGGAATGTCTCCAGCGAGACCCCGGGCGCCGCATACGTGTTGTACGCCTCGAAGCGCTTGTTGTCTTCTCTGAACTGGGGCTGTTCCTCCGCCCGCAGCACCTTCAGGGACGGATTCTCGAATATGAACGCCGTCAACGGCACCTGCAAGCCGGAAGCGATCTTCCACAGCGTAGCTACCGTCGGGTTCGAGCTGCCCCGCTCAATCTGGCCAAGCATCGGCTTGCTTACGCCCGTAAGCTCCGCGAGATCATCCAGCGTCAGGTTCAGCTGCTGCCGGTAGTGACGAAGACGCTTGCCGATCCGGTCTGAGATTAAATCTTTTTCCATAGCTTCCTCCCAAGGTGCAAAGATGTTCGAAATTAAACATTTTTGCAAGTACATGACAAAA includes these proteins:
- a CDS encoding helix-turn-helix domain-containing protein; protein product: MEKDLISDRIGKRLRHYRQQLNLTLDDLAELTGVSKPMLGQIERGSSNPTVATLWKIASGLQVPLTAFIFENPSLKVLRAEEQPQFREDNKRFEAYNTYAAPGVSLETFRARLHPGCSYQSEPHGLGVIESITVFEGTLTIEIGPETSTLSKGDAISFSAETGHIYKNNTDEICEIAVSILYSNVSSPKTSI